The window CGCACCGAGACGGCGGTGACACCGTGCGAGCACTACGGACCTCACTACCACCATACAGTCACGCGACGACTCGAACACGTGACGCGTCTGACATCGCCCGCACCGGACCGTCGCGCCGGCTCCGCGCCGGGCTCCCCGCGCACCGGTCGCGGAGCGGGTGCCGGGGGCCACCGCGCGTGTGCGGGGGGCCGCGCCGGACTAAGGTGGCAGGTCATGGAGACCCATGGTGAGACGCAGGACGACACGGCCGGCTCGATCGGGGACTGGGCGAGCTGCTCGGCCGATCCGGGCTACCGGGCGGCCGTGCTGGACCTGCTCGGCGCCCTCGCGTACGGCGAGCTGAGCGCCTTCGAGCGGCTCGCCGAGGACGCCAAGCTCGCGCCGGGCCTCGCCGACAAGGCCGAGCTGGCCCGGATGGCCTCCGCCGAGTTCCAGCACTACCAGCGGCTGCACGACCGGCTCGCGGAGGTCGGCGCGGACCCGCAGGAGGCGATGCGGCCGTTCGTCGAGCCGCTGGAGCTGTTCCACCGGATGACGGCGCCCTCGGACTGGCTGGAGGGCCTGGTCAAGGCCTACGTCGGCGACGCGATCGCGACGGACTTCTACCGCGAGGTGGCCGTGCGGCTCGACGACGACACCCGGGACCTGGTCCTCGGCGTGATGTCGGACACCGGGCACGCCCAGTTCGCGGTCGACAAGGTGCGGCAGGCCATCGAGGCCGACCCGCGCTCGGGCGGCCGGCTGGCGCTCTGGGGCCGGCGGCTGATGGGCGAGGCGCTGAGCCAGGCCCAGCGGGTGGTCGCCGAGCGCGACGCGCTCTCCAACCTACTGGTCGGCGGCGTCCAGGTGCAGGGCTTCGACCTGGTCGAGGTCGGCAAGATGTTCAACCGGATCACCGAAGCGCACACCAAGCGGATGGCCGCGCTGGGGCTCGCCTCCTGAGCTGCCCGGCCGGGCCGGCGGGGCTCAGGCGTGCCGCTGCCGGCGGTGCGCGCCCGCCCGGTGCGGGCGGTGCCGGTGGGCGGGCTGGCGCCCGGCCGCGAGGTCGGGCCGGGCCAGCACCGAGGTGAGCAGTGCCGAGGCGACCGCCGCGATGCCGATGCTGGCCGCCGGGACCCGGCCGTCCAGCGTGAAGTGCGTGATCACCCCGCTGAGCAGGGCCGACACCAGCGCCGTCCCGAGCGTCAGCCCCCGGCCGGCCGGGAAGTACGCCGGCAGGGCCAGCAGCGCGGTGGCCCCGACGATCAGGCCGACGAGGGCGAAGGCGATCGACTCGACCAGCAAGGGTGCCTCCCCGGTGCGGTGGGCGGCTCCGGACGGCCGCACTTGTCGCCGTACCCCGGTCCACCCGGCCGTACACGCAGTGGTGCCCCGTTCCCCGGGCGGGGAACGGGGCACCACGAAGCAGCTCAGAGCGTGCCGAACCCGACCTTGCGGGCGGCCTGCTCGCCGATCTCCACGTACGCCAGGCGCTCGGCCGGGACGATGACGCGGCGGCCGTGCTCGTCGGTCAGCGCGAAGAGCTTCGAGGGGCCCTCCAGCGCCTTGGCGATCGCGCTCTCGACCTCATCGGCGGTCTGCGAGCTCTCGATCACGATCTCGCGCGGCGCGTTCTGCACGCCGATCTTGACCTCCACGACTTCCGTCCCTCCGGGTTGCAGCCAGCCACGCGCGGTCACCGGACCGCCTGGGACAAGCGTTCGTGGTGATCGCGCCGTACGGCTTCACCATAGAGCACCGGATCAGTGCCCTGGCGAAGGTCGGCGGATCACTGGTCGGCGGCCTGCGCCTCGGCGGCCTCGGCGGCGGGGTGCATCGGGAAGCCCTTCAGACCGCGCCAGGCCAGGCTGGCGACCAGCCGGACGGCTTCGTCGCGGGGGATCTCCAGGCCCTGGGAGAGCCAGTAGCGGGCGGTGATCTGGGCCAGGCCGCAGACGCCGGCGGCGAGCAGCTTGGACTCGGCCTCGGGGAGGTCGGTGTCCTCCTGGATGACCTTGCTGACCAGGGTCGCGCTGGCGTCCGAGGCCCGCTCCACCCGCTCGCGGACGGCCGGCTCGTTGGTCAGGTCCGACTCGAAGACCAGCCGGAAGGCACCGGACTCGCTGGAGACGTAGTTGAAGTACGCCTCCATCGTCGCGGCCACCCGGTGCTTGTTGTCGGTGGTCGCCGCGAGCGCCTCGCGGGTCGAGTCGACCAGGGCGTCGCAGTGCTTGTCCAGCAGCGCCAGGTAGAGCTCCAGCTTCCCGGGGAAGTGCTGGTACAGCACCGGCTTGCTGACCCCGGCGCGGTCGGCGATGTCGTCCATGGCGGCCGCGTGGTAGCCCTGCGCGACAAACACCTCCTGGGCGGCACCGAGCAGTTGTTCACGGCGGGCGCTTCGCGGCAGGCGGGCACCGCGCGGGCGCTCCTGCGCCTCCTGGATGGCCGTCACGGCGCTCCTCACTTCACGGGTTTCGGGGCTGGCAAGATGACCGATTCTACTTTTCGGTAACCGCGTTCGCGCTTGGCGAGCGTGAGAAAAGCACCGAGCCCCCTTGTCAGGAGCCCACAATACGGCGCTGACCACCGGCGACGGCAGTGGTGCGACAAGAGCTGGGACGGCCCCGGTGCACCCGCGGCTCACTACCATCGTCCACCATGAGCGGCGCCGAGCAGCGGGTACGTACGGAGGCGGGGGATCCCGCGGGGGTCCGGACGGTCGGCGCCGCCGGTGCGGAACTGGCGGTGCACCGGCCCGGCGGCGGGGCCGCCGACGGCCGGGAGCAGGCACTCTTCGTGCACGGACTCGGCGGCTCGGCGGCCAACTGGACGGCGCTGATGGACCGGCTGGCCGGCCTCGTCGACGGGGAGGCGGTGGACCTGCCCGGCTTCGGGCACTCGGCGCCGCCCGCCGACGGCGACCTCTCCGTGTCCGGGCACGTGCGCGCGGTGACCGGCTACCTGGAGACGACCGGCCGCGGCCCGGTGCACCTCTTCGGGAACTCGCTCGGCGGCGCCGTCGCCGTCCGGCTCGCCGCGCTCCGGCCCGATCTGGTGCGCAGCCTGACGCTGATCTCGCCCGCGCTGCCCGAGCTGCCGCCGCAGCGCACCGCCTGGCCGACCGGGCTGCTCGCGGTGCCCGGCCTGCCCGCCCTGCTGGGCCGGCTGCCGTCGAACGGCCGCAGCCCGGAGGACGCCACCGAGGGCCTGCTGCGGCTGGTCTACGGGGATCCGCGGAGCCTCTCGCCGGCGGCCCGGGCCGAGGCGGTGGCCGAGTACCGGCGGCGGACCGCGGTGCCGCACGCGATGCGGGCGCTGACCGGCTCGGCCCGCGGGATCGTCTCGGCGTACACCGAGCGGGGCGAGCAGGCGCTCTGGCGGCAGGCGGAGCGGGTCACGGCGCCCACGCTGCTGGTGTACGGGCTGCGCGACAAGCTGGTCTCGTACCGCTCGGCGCGGCGGGCCTGCGCGGCGTTCGGGGACGCCCGGCTGCTGGTGCTGCCGGACTCCGGCCACGTGGCGATGATGGAGCACCCGGAGCGGGTGGCCCGGGCGGTGCGGGAACTGTTGACGCGGGGCTGAGCGGCGGTGCGGAGCGGCCCCGGCGGGGGGCGTGGGGACGGACGGGCGGTAACGCCCCGCTCCGGGGCGAGGTCACGCCGGTTCACTCGTTCAGGTGGCAACCAGGCATGTGACCGATGGAGGGCCGGGGCCCGGTCCTACCTTTCTGCTGTCGGACCGAACAGGTGTGGGGGAGTGGCGGCCGCCGGAGGAGCCGGAGGGCGGCCGCACGCAGGGAGCCGGTGGTGCGACCGCCGGCCCGGGCCGCGGTGCTTCCGGCCGACCGGACTCCTCCGCCCGGGCCGCACCCGTGCCCGCACGGGGCGCCCGGGTGCCGATCGAGCCGCTCCAGCCATCCGTCGTCCCGTTCTGTTCTGGAGGTCTCCCGTGCGCGTTGCACTGCTCACCGAGGGTGCCCGTCCGCACCCCGGACACGGCGTCGGCGGCTGGTGCGCCCGGCTGGTGGAGGGTCTCGCCGAGCACGACTTCGAGCTGTTCGTCCTGGCCGGCGCGGCCGGTTCGGGCATCGCCGAGAGCCCGCGGGGGCGCTGGCTAGGGGTGCACGAGCTGGCACTGTGGGGGCGCCGCCCGGCTGGCCGGCTGCCCGGCGCGCTGCGCGGACGCCAGTACGCCCGGGCGTACGAGGAACTGGTCCGGGCCCTGGTGATGCCGGGCGAGCGGGCCTCGTTCGGGACGGGGCTGTACCGGCTGGCGGCGCTCGCCCGGGAGGACGGCGGCCTGTCCGCGTTCCTGGCCTCCGCCGCCGCCCGGCGCACCCTGGAGCGGGTCTGGCGCTCGCCCGGCGCCGACACCACGGCCGGGCAGCCGCTGGTCCGTGACGTGCTGGTCGCGGCGGACCTGCTGGAGCAGTGCCTGCGCCCGCTCTCGGCCCCCTGGTACGGCGCCGGGCCGGGCGGCCTCGGCTCGGCCGACCTCTGCCACGTGGTCGGCGGCGGTCCGGCGGCGCTGCCGGCGCTGGTGGCCAAGCGGCTCCACGGGGTGCCGTTCGTGGTCACCGAGCACGGGCTGCACCTGCGCGAGCAGTACCTCGGCTACCGCGAGGCGCCCTACCGCTGGCCGGTCCGGGCCCTGCTGCTCTCCTTCTTCCGCTCGCTCACCGAGGAGACGTACCGGCAGGCCGCGATACTGACCCCCGGCAGCGCCCACGACCAGCGGTGGCAGCGCCGCTGCGGCGCCGACCCGGCGCGGACCAGGGTGGTCCACGAGGGCACTCCGGCGGTGGCCCGGGCCGCGGCCGGCCCGGAGCCGGCCGCGCCGACGCTGGCCTGGGCGGGCGCGCTGGAGCCGGGCCGGGACACCGAGCTGATGCTGCACGCCTTCGCGCGGGTCCGCGCCGAGCTGCCCGCGGCCCGGCTGGTGGTCCACGGCGAGGAGGCCGTCCCGGGCTACCGGGCGCACTGCGAGGCGGTGGCCGACCGGCTGGGGGTGGCCGGGGCGGTGGAGTTCGTCGGGCGGCCCGACTCGGTGGCGGCGGCCTGGGAGAGCGGCACGGTGGTGGTCTTCTCGGCGCTCTCGCAGCGCGGCCCCCGGCTGCTGGCCGACGCGATGCTGAGCGGCCGGGCGGTGGTCTCGACGGACGTCGGGGTGGCCCGGGAGGTGGTGGGCCCGACCGGACTGCTCGTCCCGCCGCGCGACCCGCGGGCACTGGCGGGCGCCTGTCTGGCCCTGCTGCGCGACCCGGAGCGGCGGGCCCGGCTGGGGCTGGCGGGCCGGTTGCGGGCGCAGGAACGCTTCGCCGTGGAACCGGTGATCGGCGCGTTCCGGGAGATCTACCTGGAGCTGGTCTCGCAGTGGCCGGCCTTCCCGGCGGCCCGGTCCGGTGGTGCGGCCGCCGAGCGGCCCCGTCCGTTCGCCCGGCCCGCCGAGTACTGGCTGGCCGACCGCCGGGACGGCGCCGGCACCGGGCAGCCGGTCGGCGAGGGGCAGGGCGAGGGCGTGGACGAGGGCGCGGGCGAGGCGTCCGAGCGGCCCGGCGCACTCGCGGAGGCCCTCTGATGGCCGGCGGCGCGCCGGTCGCCGGCAGCGGCCCGGCCACGGGGCCCGGAGTCTTCGGCGATCCGGTCCGGGAGGTGATGGCGGAGCACCGGGAGCTCTGCGAGCGGGCCGTCGATCCGCTGGAGATCGCCGCCGGGCTGGAGGAGGCGGGCTGCGGGCCGGAGACGGCCGCGCGCTGCCGGCACGCCGATCTGTTCTCGCTCGCCGACGAGCTGTACGCCCGGGTGCCGCGCCGTCCGCCGCCGGACCCGGCGGCGGTGCCGGACGGCCACCGGCCGCGCCGGTGGGGTGCGGCGCTCCGGGCGGCGGCGCTGGCCGTGCCACCGGTCGGGGCCGCCGTCGGGGCGGCCGGTCGGTGGCCGGTGCTGCTGCTCGGCCGCCGCCGTGCTCGCGCTGGGGTCGGCGGTGTCCGCCTCCGGGCGGGCCGACCGGGCCGCGGCCGGCGCCCCGGCCGTCGACCTGCCGGACGCCGGGCTCGGACCGTCCGCCGGGGGCCCCGGCCCGCGGGCCCGGCGGTTGCGGCCGGCCGGGCTGGGCCACGGGTGCGGGGTGGCCGCCCTGCTGCTGCTCCCGCTGGCCGGGGTCGGCGCCGGGTTCGGGGCGTCCGGCACCGGGGACACCCGGGTGACGGCCGCGCTGGTGCTGGCCGCGGCGCTGTCGGCCGGGTCGGCCGAGTGGGCGGCGCGGTGGTTCCGGCACATCGCCCGCGGCCACCTGTGCGTGGCGGGCACCCTCGCCGAGTTCCGGGCCCGGATGCGGCCGGTGCTGCCGGTGGCCGTCGCCCTGCACCTGGCCGTCCTCGCGGTCCTGACCTTCGCCGCCCTCGCGGTGCTGACGGCCGTGGCGCCCCGGCCCGGGCCGGGCCACGGCGGCGGACTGCCCCACCTGGTGGCCGAGCGGGCCGACCCCGCCCAGTGGGCGGCGCAGGGTGTGCTCGGGCTGCTGCTGGTGCTGCCCGCGCTGCTGGCCCGGTCCGGCCGGACCGCCGCCGCCGCGCTGGGCGCGCTCGCCGGGCCGACCGCCGTCGCGGCGCCGCTCCTCCTGGGCCGCTCCGCGCCGACGGCCTGGCTGCTCGGCGGAGGCGCGGTCGCGCTCGCCCTGCTGGCGTACGCCTGGCCGGTGCTCGACCGGGCCGACACGCACCGCTGAGCCCGGCCCCACCGAACCGTTCGACCTCCCCGTTGTTCACTCTGTCCGCCAGGTCGTACCCGACCTCGCTTCGTGGAAGGACACCCCCGATGAGGGTGCTGCTGCTGGGCGCCGACGGCTTTATCGGCCGCCGGGTCACCGATCGTCTGCTCGTGGACCAGGAGTTGCAGGTGACGGTGCTCGGCCGGCGCGACTCGGCCGACATCCGCTTCGACCTGACCACCGGGAGTCCGGGCGCGCTCGCCCGGTTCCTGGACGCGGTCGCGCCCCAGGTGGTGATCAACTGCGCGGGCGCCACCTACGGCAGCTCGCGGACGCTGATCCGGGCGAACACGCTGGCCGTCGCCACGGTCTGCGAGGCGATCCGGCGCAGTCGGGAGCCGGCCCGGCTGGTGCACGTCGGCTCGGCGGCCGAGTACGGGCCGGTGCCGGGCGGGGTCCCGGTCTCGGAGGGCGCCGAGCCGCGTCCGGTCGGTCCGTACGGGGTCTCCAAGCTCGCCGGGACGGAGCTGGTGCTGGCCTCCGGGCTGGACGCGGCGGTGCTCCGGGTGTTCGACGTGGTGGGGCCGGGGGCGCCGACGGCCTCGCTGTTCGGGCGGCTCGCCGAGGGGCTGCGCCGGGCGCTGGAGCGCGAGGAGTCGCAGGTGCGGATGCCGGACCTGTCCGGATACCGGGATTTCGTCGACGTCCGGGACGTCGCCCGGGCGATCCAGGCGGCGGCGGTGTCGGCGGCCACCGGGGTGATCAACATCGGCAGCGGGCACGCCGTCCGGGCCCGCGAGGCGGCCCAGCTGCTGGTCCGGGCCTCGGGCTTCGAGGGGGCGATCGTGGAGGAGAACCGGCCGGTGCTGCTCCCCGCGCAGGCCGGCGGGCCGGTCGAGCACGTCGACCGGCACGCGGA of the Kitasatospora sp. NBC_01246 genome contains:
- a CDS encoding ferritin-like fold-containing protein, with protein sequence METHGETQDDTAGSIGDWASCSADPGYRAAVLDLLGALAYGELSAFERLAEDAKLAPGLADKAELARMASAEFQHYQRLHDRLAEVGADPQEAMRPFVEPLELFHRMTAPSDWLEGLVKAYVGDAIATDFYREVAVRLDDDTRDLVLGVMSDTGHAQFAVDKVRQAIEADPRSGGRLALWGRRLMGEALSQAQRVVAERDALSNLLVGGVQVQGFDLVEVGKMFNRITEAHTKRMAALGLAS
- a CDS encoding DUF3107 domain-containing protein; translated protein: MEVKIGVQNAPREIVIESSQTADEVESAIAKALEGPSKLFALTDEHGRRVIVPAERLAYVEIGEQAARKVGFGTL
- a CDS encoding TetR/AcrR family transcriptional regulator, whose translation is MTAIQEAQERPRGARLPRSARREQLLGAAQEVFVAQGYHAAAMDDIADRAGVSKPVLYQHFPGKLELYLALLDKHCDALVDSTREALAATTDNKHRVAATMEAYFNYVSSESGAFRLVFESDLTNEPAVRERVERASDASATLVSKVIQEDTDLPEAESKLLAAGVCGLAQITARYWLSQGLEIPRDEAVRLVASLAWRGLKGFPMHPAAEAAEAQAADQ
- a CDS encoding alpha/beta fold hydrolase — protein: MSGAEQRVRTEAGDPAGVRTVGAAGAELAVHRPGGGAADGREQALFVHGLGGSAANWTALMDRLAGLVDGEAVDLPGFGHSAPPADGDLSVSGHVRAVTGYLETTGRGPVHLFGNSLGGAVAVRLAALRPDLVRSLTLISPALPELPPQRTAWPTGLLAVPGLPALLGRLPSNGRSPEDATEGLLRLVYGDPRSLSPAARAEAVAEYRRRTAVPHAMRALTGSARGIVSAYTERGEQALWRQAERVTAPTLLVYGLRDKLVSYRSARRACAAFGDARLLVLPDSGHVAMMEHPERVARAVRELLTRG
- a CDS encoding DUF3492 domain-containing protein; the encoded protein is MRVALLTEGARPHPGHGVGGWCARLVEGLAEHDFELFVLAGAAGSGIAESPRGRWLGVHELALWGRRPAGRLPGALRGRQYARAYEELVRALVMPGERASFGTGLYRLAALAREDGGLSAFLASAAARRTLERVWRSPGADTTAGQPLVRDVLVAADLLEQCLRPLSAPWYGAGPGGLGSADLCHVVGGGPAALPALVAKRLHGVPFVVTEHGLHLREQYLGYREAPYRWPVRALLLSFFRSLTEETYRQAAILTPGSAHDQRWQRRCGADPARTRVVHEGTPAVARAAAGPEPAAPTLAWAGALEPGRDTELMLHAFARVRAELPAARLVVHGEEAVPGYRAHCEAVADRLGVAGAVEFVGRPDSVAAAWESGTVVVFSALSQRGPRLLADAMLSGRAVVSTDVGVAREVVGPTGLLVPPRDPRALAGACLALLRDPERRARLGLAGRLRAQERFAVEPVIGAFREIYLELVSQWPAFPAARSGGAAAERPRPFARPAEYWLADRRDGAGTGQPVGEGQGEGVDEGAGEASERPGALAEAL
- a CDS encoding NAD-dependent epimerase/dehydratase family protein, whose protein sequence is MRVLLLGADGFIGRRVTDRLLVDQELQVTVLGRRDSADIRFDLTTGSPGALARFLDAVAPQVVINCAGATYGSSRTLIRANTLAVATVCEAIRRSREPARLVHVGSAAEYGPVPGGVPVSEGAEPRPVGPYGVSKLAGTELVLASGLDAAVLRVFDVVGPGAPTASLFGRLAEGLRRALEREESQVRMPDLSGYRDFVDVRDVARAIQAAAVSAATGVINIGSGHAVRAREAAQLLVRASGFEGAIVEENRPVLLPAQAGGPVEHVDRHADRHVDRHAGQHGGPYHRPAEARPAEGRGPAGEPVPWRQADVRTARDRLGWRTQVPLEESLGDVWLETACRV